A single region of the Accipiter gentilis chromosome 6, bAccGen1.1, whole genome shotgun sequence genome encodes:
- the HIC1 gene encoding hypermethylated in cancer 1 protein, with protein sequence MRVHRDLGWLAEATGRPGRRARSGMLDAMEVPSHSRQLLLQLNTQRTKGFLCDVIIVVQNALFRAHKNILAASSAYLKSLVVHDNLLNLDHEMVSPGIFRLILDFIYTGRLGECEPGGEQSLGAVLAAASYLQIPGLVALCKKKLKRSGKYCHLRGGYAPYKLGRGLRAATPVIQACYSGTPRPVDLPPVEPAAPLNTQCGELYASAAQGAPLHPHGLCPPERHCSPPCGLDLSKKSPTGPSAQLLPTDRLLPGEPREPSLPPRHDSPPVSAGLLAGHAAAYKDSPPGGEPGGHPHAPDPFRSTPPCAEPPLPRADGRELMYRWMKHEPLGPYLDEGEAEKELEREEKAESPPAAPQPRYPSVESNDLEPDNSTSEETGSSEGPSPGDALDRYCNHLGYEPESLGDNLYVCIPCGKGFPSSEQLNAHVEAHNEEELYHKAAAEQAVPFLDKGGPGLGDILRPYRCSSCDKSYKDPATLRQHEKTHWLTRPYPCTICGKKFTQRGTMTRHMRSHLGLKPFACDACGMRFTRQYRLTEHMRIHSGEKPYECQVCGGKFAQQRNLISHMKMHAAGPDGKAKLDFPDSVYAMARLTADQLGLKQEKAAELLSHTSHFLSDPKAMESLYPLAKFTAEHLGLSQDKAAEVLAQAPHLHAEAARTIERYSPP encoded by the exons ATGAGAGTTCACCGAGACCTCGGCTGGTTGGCGGAGGCCACCGGGCGCCCAG GGCGGCGGGCGAGGAGCGGGATGCTGGACGCCATGGAGGTGCCGAGCCACTCgcggcagctgctgctgcagctgaacaCGCAGCGCACCAAGGGCTTCCTGTGCGACGTGATCATCGTGGTGCAGAACGCGCTCTTCCGCGCGCACAAGAACATCCTGGCGGCCAGCAGCGCCTACCTCAAGTCGCTGGTGGTGCACGACAACCTGCTCAACCTGGACCACGAGATGGTGAGCCCCGGCATCTTCCGCCTCATCCTCGACTTCATCTACACCGGCCGCCTGGGCGAGTGCGAGCCGGGCGGCGAGCAGAGCCTGGGCGCCGTGCTGGCCGCCGCCAGCTACCTCCAGATCCCCGGCTTGGTGGCCCTTTGCAAGAAGAAGCTGAAACGCAGCGGCAAGTACTGCCACCTGCGCGGGGGCTACGCGCCCTACAAGCTGGGCCGGGGACTGCGCGCCGCCACGCCGGTCATCCAGGCCTGCTACTCGGGGACGCCGCGGCCCGTGGACTTGCCGCCCGTGGAGCCGGCGGCGCCGCTCAACACGCAGTGCGGGGAGCTGTACGCCTCGGCCGCCCAGGGCGCCCCGCTGCACCCCCACGGGCTGTGCCCGCCCGAGCGCCATTGCTCGCCGCCCTGCGGCCTCGACCTCTCCAAGAAGAGCCCCACCGGCCCCTCcgcccagctcctgcccaccgACCGCCTGCTGCCCGGCGAGCCCCGCGAGCCCTCGCTGCCCCCGCGGCACGACAGCCCCCCCGTCAGCGCCGGCCTCTTGGCCGGCCACGCCGCCGCCTACAAGGACTCCCCGCCGGGCGGCGAGCCGGGGGGGCACCCCCACGCCCCCGACCCCTTCCGCAGCACGCCGCCCTGCGCCGAGCCCCCGCTGCCCCGCGCCGACGGGCGCGAGCTGATGTACCGCTGGATGAAGCACGAGCCCCTGGGCCCCTACCTGGACGAGGGCGAGGCGGAGAAGGAGCTGGAGCGGGAGGAAAAGGCCGAGTCGCCGCCCGCGGCGCCGCAGCCCCGCTACCCCAGCGTGGAGAGCAACGACCTGGAGCCCGATAACAGCACGAGCGAGGAGACGGGCAGCAGCGAGGGCCCCTCGCCCGGCGACGCGCTGGACCGCTACTGCAACCACCTGGGCTACGAGCCGGAGAGCCTGGGCGACAACCTGTACGTCTGCATCCCCTGCGGCAAGGGCTTCCCCAGCTCCGAGCAGCTCAACGCCCACGTGGAGGCCCACAACGAAGAGGAGCTCTATCACAAGGCGGCGGCCGAGCAGGCCGTGCCCTTCCTGGACAAGGGTGGCCCGGGGCTGGGTGACATCCTGCGGCCCTACCGCTGCTCCTCCTGCGACAAGTCCTACAAGGACCCGGCCACGCTGCGGCAGCACGAGAAGACGCACTGGCTGACGCGCCCCTACCCCTGCACCATCTGCGGCAAGAAGTTCACCCAGCGCGGCACCATGACCCGCCACATGCGCAGCCACCTCGGCCTCAAGCCCTTCGCCTGCGACGCCTGCGGGATGCGCTTCACCCGCCAGTACCGCCTGACCGAGCACATGCGCATCCACTCGGGCGAGAAGCCCTACGAGTGCCAGGTGTGCGGCGGGAAGTTCGCCCAGCAGCGCAACCTCATCAGCCACATGAAGATGCACGCGGCCGGCCCCGACGGCAAAGCCAAGCTGGACTTCCCCGACAGCGTCTACGCCATGGCCCGCCTCACCGCCGACCAGCTGGGGCTCAAGCAGGAGAAGGCGGCCGAGCTGCTCTCCCACACCTCGCACTTCCTCAGCGACCCCAAGGCCATGGAGAGCCTCTACCCGCTGGCCAAGTTCACGGCCGAGCACCTGGGGCTGAGCCAGGACAAGGCGGCCGAGGTGCTGGCGCAGGCTCCGCACCTCCACGCCGAGGCCGCCCGGACCATAGAGCGATACTCGCCCCCCTAG